The genomic region CGGCATCGTGAAGTTCCTCGGCTTCGAGCAGATCTTCAAGAACGCCCTCACCGGTATGCCGATCGGCGGCGGCAAGGGCGGCGCGGACTTCGACCCCAAGGGCCGGTCCGACGCCGAGGTCATGCGGTTCTGCCAGTCGTTCATGACGGAACTCCACCGTCACCTGGGCGAGTACACCGACGTCCCCGCCGGTGACATCGGCGTCGGCGGCCGGGAGATCGGCTACCTCTTCGGCCAGTACAAGCGGATCACCAACCGCTACGAGTCCGGAGTGCTCACCGGAAAGGGCCTCGGCTGGGGAGGCGCCCAGGCGCGCACCGAGGCGACCGGCTACGGCTGCGTCCTGTTCACCGCCGAAATGCTGCGCGTGCGCGGCGAGTCCCTCGAAGGCCAGCGCATCGCGGTGTCCGGCTCCGGCAACGTGGCCATCTACGCGATCGAGAAGGCCCAGCAGCTCGGCGCGACCGTCGTGACCTGCTCCGACTCCGGCGGCTACGTCGTGGACGAGAAGGGCATCGACCTCGACCTGCTCAAGGAGATCAAGGAGACGGGCCGCGGGCGCATCTCCGAGTACGCCGAGCGGCGCGGCGACCACGTGCGGTACGTCGAGGGCGCGGGCGTCTGGAGCGTCCCCGTGGACGTGGCCCTGCCCTGCGCCACCCAGAACGAACTCCACGAGGCCGACGCCATCGCCCTCGTACGCAACGGGGTCAAGGCGGTCGCCGAGGGCGCCAACATGCCCACCACCCCCGACGCCGTCCGCGTCCTCCAGGAGGCGGGCGTCGCCTTCGCCCCCGGCAAGGCGGCCAACGCCGGCGGAGTGGCCACCAGCGCCCTGGAGATGCAGCAGAACGCCTCGCGCGACTCCTGGACCTTCTCCCACACCGAGCAGCGCCTGGCGGAGATCATGCGCCACATCCACGACTCCTGCCACACGACGGCCGAGAAGTACGGCAGCCCG from Streptomyces sp. QL37 harbors:
- the gdhA gene encoding NADP-specific glutamate dehydrogenase codes for the protein MPASSDSLTPRTAENRVIEPLYAEILRRNQGEGEFHQAVREVLETLGPVLAKRPELVDARIIERVCEPERQLIFRVPWSDDAGDIHVNRGFRVEFSSSLGPYKGGLRFHPSVNLGIVKFLGFEQIFKNALTGMPIGGGKGGADFDPKGRSDAEVMRFCQSFMTELHRHLGEYTDVPAGDIGVGGREIGYLFGQYKRITNRYESGVLTGKGLGWGGAQARTEATGYGCVLFTAEMLRVRGESLEGQRIAVSGSGNVAIYAIEKAQQLGATVVTCSDSGGYVVDEKGIDLDLLKEIKETGRGRISEYAERRGDHVRYVEGAGVWSVPVDVALPCATQNELHEADAIALVRNGVKAVAEGANMPTTPDAVRVLQEAGVAFAPGKAANAGGVATSALEMQQNASRDSWTFSHTEQRLAEIMRHIHDSCHTTAEKYGSPGNYVVGANIAGFELVADAMLAQGLI